One window from the genome of Spirochaetota bacterium encodes:
- a CDS encoding SDR family NAD(P)-dependent oxidoreductase, with translation MSEGKNVKRVVIYGAGYSGKKIIREILKERDCYEIVALIDDDARLKNQYVLGVKVNGDIGILPFVLERFDVDEIIVAITYFTSSKFQYLMNAIKGRRITVRTVPSIMELTNDDFSIDEVRELRIEDLLNRGEVEIDSHRTERMLRGKTVLVTGGGGSIGSVIAKKSLEYGAENLFLLGHGENSIFETMRQLIAAFPRAHITPIILDVKDRRGMEGLFRSVRFDTVFHAAAHKHVGLMETNVRECFANNVIGTKTVADAVLAAGIARFAAISTDKAVDPVSVMGISKRIVERYLFSLTPEKTAIATVRFGNVLGSRGSVVPIFERQIEAGGPVTVTSRSIKRYFMTISEAASLVIEASRLASGNELFVLDMGKPVRIADLAKELIRLKGKEGAVSIRYTHPGRAEKINESLFYAYEKRSRSEHRKIWRVTDGIPENGFSDAVQQIIARYENMPVRSLKQAMTSLAVTHGR, from the coding sequence ATGAGCGAGGGAAAGAACGTCAAGCGCGTCGTCATCTACGGCGCCGGGTATTCCGGGAAGAAGATAATCCGGGAGATACTGAAAGAACGCGACTGCTACGAGATCGTCGCGCTCATCGATGACGATGCGCGGCTCAAGAACCAGTATGTACTCGGTGTAAAGGTCAACGGCGACATCGGCATACTCCCCTTCGTCCTCGAACGCTTCGATGTCGATGAGATCATCGTCGCCATCACCTATTTCACCTCGTCGAAATTCCAGTACCTCATGAACGCCATCAAGGGCCGCCGGATCACCGTGCGCACGGTGCCCTCGATAATGGAATTGACGAACGATGATTTCAGCATCGATGAGGTGCGTGAACTGCGCATTGAGGACCTGCTCAACCGCGGCGAGGTGGAGATAGACAGCCATCGAACGGAACGCATGCTCCGCGGGAAGACCGTGCTCGTCACCGGCGGCGGCGGGTCTATCGGGAGCGTCATCGCGAAGAAATCGCTTGAATACGGCGCTGAGAATCTCTTTCTCCTCGGCCACGGTGAGAACAGTATTTTCGAGACGATGCGCCAGCTCATCGCCGCCTTTCCCCGCGCGCATATCACCCCGATCATTCTCGATGTAAAGGACAGACGCGGGATGGAAGGGCTTTTCCGCTCGGTGCGTTTCGATACGGTGTTCCACGCCGCTGCGCACAAGCATGTCGGCCTCATGGAAACGAATGTGCGGGAATGTTTCGCCAATAATGTCATTGGCACAAAGACCGTCGCTGATGCGGTTCTCGCCGCAGGCATCGCCCGTTTCGCCGCCATATCGACCGATAAAGCAGTCGATCCGGTATCGGTCATGGGGATATCAAAACGCATCGTCGAACGGTATCTCTTTTCGCTCACGCCGGAAAAAACGGCCATTGCCACGGTGCGTTTCGGTAATGTGCTCGGGAGCCGCGGCAGCGTGGTGCCGATATTCGAACGTCAGATAGAGGCCGGCGGACCGGTGACCGTTACGAGCAGGTCCATCAAACGATATTTCATGACCATAAGCGAAGCGGCATCGCTCGTCATTGAGGCATCACGTCTCGCATCCGGGAACGAACTGTTCGTTCTCGACATGGGGAAGCCCGTGCGCATCGCCGATCTCGCCAAAGAGCTCATTCGCCTGAAAGGGAAAGAGGGCGCGGTATCGATACGCTATACACATCCGGGGAGAGCCGAAAAGATCAATGAGTCGCTCTTCTATGCGTATGAAAAACGAAGCCGATCGGAACACAGGAAGATATGGCGCGTGACCGACGGCATTCCCGAGAACGGTTTCTCCGATGCCGTACAGCAGATCATCGCACGCTATGAGAATATGCCCGTTCGCTCATTGAAACAGGCGATGACATCGCTCGCTGTAACGCACGGACGATGA
- a CDS encoding SPOR domain-containing protein: protein MSDYQNPPPPPEDFERHIVEHDMYVVNLSKGRIFLLVITSLLVVGLAFAGGWYFAIKNGGQTFVSFMPRQETGPTNIVVSPVIPRAKEETVHAIDTVKPDEDTKKSILDELAAADTASRKKLEADLDAPAKKAAVKKTAAVEEVEKTADETPAKKTATKITTTAKKAAAETADAKKSVSGKGFYIQLAVSAEKKSAEYEGTRLKKNFPLTFVREETNKSGDPVFKIKMGRFAAKDDAAAELAKVKKTTRHKDAYIYFVE from the coding sequence ATGTCGGACTATCAAAACCCGCCCCCGCCCCCCGAGGACTTCGAGCGCCATATCGTAGAACACGATATGTATGTCGTCAATCTCAGCAAAGGGCGCATTTTCCTCCTCGTTATCACCTCGCTTCTCGTCGTCGGATTGGCCTTCGCCGGCGGATGGTATTTCGCCATCAAGAACGGCGGACAGACATTCGTTTCGTTCATGCCGCGCCAGGAAACAGGACCGACGAATATCGTCGTATCGCCGGTGATACCGCGTGCAAAAGAAGAAACGGTACATGCCATCGATACGGTCAAACCCGATGAAGACACGAAGAAAAGCATACTGGATGAACTTGCCGCGGCCGACACAGCGAGCAGGAAGAAGCTTGAGGCTGACCTCGATGCGCCTGCAAAAAAAGCCGCGGTAAAGAAGACGGCAGCGGTCGAAGAAGTAGAAAAGACCGCCGATGAGACACCGGCAAAGAAAACCGCGACGAAAATAACGACTACCGCAAAAAAGGCCGCTGCAGAGACTGCCGATGCGAAAAAATCGGTATCGGGAAAAGGATTTTACATACAGTTGGCGGTGAGCGCCGAAAAAAAATCGGCGGAATACGAAGGGACTCGGCTTAAGAAGAATTTCCCGCTGACCTTCGTCCGTGAAGAAACGAACAAAAGCGGCGATCCGGTGTTCAAGATCAAAATGGGAAGGTTCGCGGCCAAAGACGATGCGGCCGCTGAGCTCGCCAAGGTAAAAAAAACCACCAGGCATAAAGACGCGTACATCTATTTTGTTGAATGA
- a CDS encoding RNA-binding protein, with the protein MAKKLYVGNLSYTTTKEQLQDLFAQHGPVVSVSLITDRETGRAKGFGFVEMETDEGGQAAIAALDSMQLDGRAIKVNEAKPKTDSPRGGGGGRGGYGGGGGRSW; encoded by the coding sequence ATGGCGAAAAAACTGTACGTCGGTAACCTCAGTTACACGACAACCAAAGAACAGCTCCAGGATCTGTTCGCACAACACGGACCGGTCGTGAGCGTATCGCTCATCACCGACCGCGAGACCGGCCGGGCAAAAGGCTTCGGCTTCGTGGAAATGGAAACTGACGAGGGCGGACAAGCTGCCATCGCAGCTCTTGATTCCATGCAGCTCGACGGACGCGCAATAAAGGTCAACGAAGCAAAACCGAAGACCGATTCCCCGCGCGGCGGCGGCGGCGGCAGAGGCGGCTACGGCGGCGGCGGCGGCCGCAGCTGGTAA
- a CDS encoding 3-deoxy-7-phosphoheptulonate synthase class II — translation MAAPRTNTPSSKSDWSPTSWQAKTAEQQPNYPDAAELNATVEGLSKLPPLVTSWEIEALKQQLAEAVHGERFLLQGGDCAESFADCESHIITAKLKILLQMSLVLVHGGKKRVIRVGRFAGQYAKPRSSDNETRDGVTLPAYRGDMINGTPFTKAARTPDPKLLLRAYERSAITLNFIRALIDGGFADLHHPEYWELGFVNRSPLAGEYARMVLSIGESLRFMETLTGGTLGDSARVDFYASHEGLHLLYEQACTRRVPRRSGWYNLGTHLPWIGNRTRMLDGAHIEYFRGIQNPIAVKISGTMTPDEVVALCVLLNPENEPGRLTLIHRFGAANIEKQFPPIIEAVMRAGKSVLWCCDPMHGNTESVNGGTKTRRFDRILDELQTAFRILSDSGTHLGGVHFELTGDDVTECLGGASGVTEADLTKAYRTQVDPRLNYEQSLEMALLLSRLMAR, via the coding sequence ATGGCTGCCCCGAGAACGAACACCCCCTCCAGTAAAAGCGATTGGTCGCCGACATCCTGGCAGGCGAAGACCGCTGAGCAGCAGCCGAACTATCCCGATGCAGCTGAACTGAATGCTACCGTTGAAGGTTTGTCGAAGCTCCCGCCGCTCGTTACGAGCTGGGAGATAGAAGCGCTCAAGCAGCAGCTTGCCGAAGCCGTTCACGGCGAGAGATTCCTCCTCCAGGGCGGCGATTGCGCCGAAAGTTTCGCCGACTGCGAATCGCATATCATAACCGCAAAACTGAAGATACTGCTCCAGATGAGCCTCGTGCTCGTGCATGGCGGCAAGAAACGAGTGATCCGTGTCGGGCGTTTCGCCGGGCAATACGCGAAACCGCGCTCAAGCGACAATGAGACTCGCGACGGAGTTACACTGCCCGCCTATCGCGGGGATATGATAAACGGTACGCCGTTCACAAAAGCGGCCCGCACACCCGACCCGAAACTACTCCTCCGGGCATACGAGCGTTCGGCGATAACGCTCAATTTCATTCGTGCCCTCATCGACGGCGGTTTCGCCGACCTGCATCACCCGGAATACTGGGAACTGGGCTTCGTCAACCGCTCGCCATTGGCAGGGGAATACGCGCGTATGGTGCTTTCCATCGGCGAATCGCTGCGCTTCATGGAGACACTTACCGGCGGCACGCTCGGCGACAGTGCACGTGTCGATTTCTACGCCAGCCACGAGGGGCTCCATCTCCTCTACGAACAGGCCTGCACGCGCAGGGTCCCGCGCAGGAGCGGCTGGTATAATCTCGGTACGCATCTCCCGTGGATAGGGAATCGTACCCGCATGCTCGACGGCGCACATATCGAATATTTCCGCGGCATACAGAACCCCATAGCGGTAAAGATCAGCGGCACAATGACGCCCGATGAAGTGGTCGCACTTTGCGTTCTCTTGAACCCCGAGAATGAACCCGGGCGGCTTACGCTGATACACCGCTTCGGCGCTGCGAACATAGAAAAGCAGTTCCCGCCCATTATCGAGGCCGTCATGCGTGCGGGGAAAAGCGTGCTCTGGTGCTGCGATCCCATGCACGGCAACACGGAATCGGTCAATGGAGGCACGAAAACACGCCGTTTTGACAGGATATTGGATGAATTGCAGACCGCATTCCGCATATTGTCGGACAGCGGTACGCATCTGGGCGGCGTCCATTTTGAGCTTACCGGCGACGATGTTACCGAGTGTCTCGGAGGGGCTTCCGGTGTTACCGAGGCCGATCTGACGAAAGCGTACCGAACACAGGTCGATCCGAGGCTCAATTACGAGCAGTCTCTGGAGATGGCGCTCCTCCTTTCACGGCTCATGGCCCGCTGA
- the murB gene encoding UDP-N-acetylmuramate dehydrogenase: protein MTGAAFQELERHLPFIRKNASLARLNSFRIRTRAEYLIAPRTEADVIDALRAAREHGLTVHVLGGGTNVLLSDGLIHGMVIWLGGMRRWRLEGTMLFAEGGMAISRASVLCARRSLAGMSFAYGLPGSVGGAVYMNAKCYGSEIAVILVSVRYIDSDLSIKTIARADMELAYKSTPFQHGGRIILEAAFRLTPGDKRGIRAEMKKNFADRKAKQHFRFPSAGSIFLNDYSIGIPSGKMIDEAGLLGMREGGAQVAPYHGNFIINRKNATARDVAVLIQRVQALVKEKRGIELKPEVRFMGDWDIDAGGM from the coding sequence ATGACCGGCGCTGCGTTTCAGGAACTGGAACGTCACCTCCCATTCATCAGGAAGAACGCATCGCTTGCACGGCTCAATTCGTTCCGCATACGCACGCGTGCTGAGTATCTCATCGCCCCGAGAACAGAGGCCGATGTCATCGATGCGCTTCGCGCGGCGCGGGAACACGGGCTCACGGTGCATGTCCTCGGCGGCGGAACCAACGTGCTCCTCTCCGACGGCTTGATACACGGCATGGTCATCTGGCTCGGCGGCATGCGGCGATGGCGCCTTGAAGGAACGATGCTTTTCGCCGAAGGGGGCATGGCGATAAGCCGGGCTTCAGTACTGTGCGCACGGCGTTCGCTTGCCGGCATGTCATTCGCGTACGGTCTGCCGGGGAGCGTCGGCGGCGCCGTGTATATGAACGCGAAATGCTACGGGAGCGAAATAGCGGTCATACTCGTTTCGGTGCGCTACATTGACAGCGACCTTTCCATAAAGACGATCGCGCGTGCGGATATGGAGCTCGCGTACAAATCGACGCCGTTCCAGCACGGCGGGCGCATCATACTGGAAGCGGCGTTCCGGCTGACGCCCGGGGACAAGCGGGGCATACGCGCGGAAATGAAAAAGAATTTCGCCGACAGAAAAGCGAAACAGCATTTCCGTTTCCCGTCGGCAGGATCGATATTCCTCAACGACTACTCCATCGGCATCCCGTCGGGGAAGATGATCGACGAGGCGGGGCTGCTCGGTATGCGCGAGGGCGGCGCACAGGTGGCACCGTATCACGGCAATTTCATCATCAACAGGAAGAACGCCACCGCGCGTGATGTCGCCGTCCTCATACAGCGCGTTCAGGCGTTGGTGAAGGAGAAGCGCGGTATAGAACTCAAGCCGGAGGTCCGTTTCATGGGCGACTGGGATATCGATGCCGGGGGCATGTGA
- the coaE gene encoding dephospho-CoA kinase (Dephospho-CoA kinase (CoaE) performs the final step in coenzyme A biosynthesis.) encodes MASKRLIIGIVGAAASGKSLGAKILARELCARIIDVDALGHKALLAKKGAILRAFGPTVAAKNAIDRKALGAVVFASQKKLSLLEHIVHPWMRTQVRSTIRRTRGHIIIDAALLYRMRLDAICDRVIHIDVPSSTLVSRLVTCRRMKKAAAMRLLARQKDIKRSLSRSDIIIKNTSGTHAFRTVLSFAARLLCRTIKTRPRPPRTSSAIS; translated from the coding sequence ATGGCATCTAAGCGGCTTATCATCGGCATAGTCGGTGCGGCGGCAAGCGGGAAATCGCTTGGGGCAAAGATACTCGCCCGCGAACTTTGCGCCCGCATCATCGATGTCGATGCGCTCGGACATAAGGCGCTTCTCGCGAAGAAAGGTGCCATACTTCGCGCATTCGGACCGACGGTTGCGGCGAAGAACGCCATCGACCGTAAAGCCCTTGGCGCTGTCGTTTTTGCATCTCAGAAAAAGCTTTCCCTGCTCGAACATATCGTTCACCCATGGATGCGCACGCAGGTCCGAAGCACGATACGCCGCACACGAGGCCATATCATCATCGATGCCGCGCTCCTCTACCGCATGCGCCTCGATGCGATCTGTGATCGCGTAATACATATCGATGTTCCGTCATCAACGCTCGTTTCACGCCTTGTAACCTGTCGCAGGATGAAAAAAGCGGCCGCCATGCGGCTTCTTGCCCGTCAAAAAGATATCAAGCGGTCGCTTTCCCGTTCCGATATAATAATAAAGAACACTTCCGGCACCCATGCCTTCCGCACGGTGCTCAGTTTTGCTGCGAGGTTGCTATGTCGGACTATCAAAACCCGCCCCCGCCCCCCGAGGACTTCGAGCGCCATATCGTAG
- a CDS encoding CinA family protein — translation MGTAKLVALLRKKGLIITTAESCTGGLIAGEITSISGSSDVFQYGFITYANRAKSALLGVRPLVFARNGAVSDVCASAMASGALKRAHADVAISATGIAGPLGGTKKKPVGTVYIGVATKHGCKAYHHRFTGVRAAIRRKTVAAAIRYAIEAAYGI, via the coding sequence ATGGGCACAGCTAAGCTCGTTGCCCTGCTCAGAAAAAAGGGACTTATCATCACCACCGCAGAATCATGCACCGGCGGTCTCATCGCCGGAGAGATAACATCGATAAGCGGCTCATCGGATGTGTTCCAGTACGGCTTCATCACCTATGCGAACCGGGCGAAATCTGCGCTTCTCGGTGTACGCCCGCTGGTCTTTGCGCGTAACGGCGCGGTAAGCGATGTGTGCGCTAGCGCCATGGCAAGCGGCGCCCTGAAACGCGCGCATGCCGACGTTGCAATTTCCGCGACCGGTATTGCCGGCCCGCTCGGCGGTACGAAGAAAAAGCCTGTCGGTACCGTGTATATCGGCGTCGCGACAAAGCACGGCTGCAAGGCATATCATCATCGATTCACCGGCGTAAGGGCGGCCATACGCCGAAAGACCGTTGCCGCTGCGATACGATATGCCATCGAGGCGGCCTATGGCATCTAA
- a CDS encoding CsgG/HfaB family protein, producing the protein MGRIVYLFMMLIVSSLFGAAQSGGADKKLKANVAVIDFVGKEGISRQEASSLSDVFRSWLVTTDFFTVVDRANMDKILKEQEFQQTGCTESSCAVELGRILNMQYMFTGTIARLGETFIITVNMLNVETTKILASRTRKVRGSKDALLDEMDRAGNDVLDAVKKETGVDFRASVEQQIVTMYIYSGDTKPNEAKPVLLLSSIGAAVLGGGLNVTGVLLQSSATTARNEYLAITGYQPQSMFDAKFTVYRDNMNIGSILNISGFSMYGIAAGLFALWLIAPDAVLDPTKVKKSDTTDTKKAPDGKGKGSLRGYILPAPDGMSFAFSYAF; encoded by the coding sequence ATGGGGCGGATCGTATACCTGTTCATGATGCTCATCGTATCTTCGCTCTTCGGCGCGGCACAATCCGGCGGGGCGGATAAAAAACTCAAGGCGAATGTTGCGGTCATCGATTTTGTCGGCAAGGAAGGGATAAGCAGGCAGGAGGCCTCATCGCTTTCCGATGTGTTCCGCTCCTGGCTCGTCACCACGGATTTCTTCACCGTCGTCGACCGTGCGAACATGGATAAGATACTGAAGGAGCAGGAATTCCAGCAGACCGGGTGTACCGAGTCTTCCTGCGCCGTTGAGCTCGGGCGTATTCTGAACATGCAGTATATGTTCACCGGGACTATCGCGCGTTTAGGCGAGACCTTCATCATTACCGTCAATATGCTCAATGTCGAAACAACGAAGATACTGGCATCGCGCACACGCAAGGTACGGGGCAGCAAGGATGCGCTCCTTGATGAAATGGACCGCGCCGGGAACGATGTGCTTGATGCCGTGAAGAAAGAGACGGGCGTCGATTTCCGCGCATCGGTTGAGCAGCAGATAGTGACCATGTACATCTATTCCGGCGATACCAAGCCCAATGAGGCGAAGCCGGTGCTCCTTCTCAGCAGCATCGGTGCGGCCGTGCTCGGCGGCGGTCTTAATGTTACCGGCGTGCTTCTGCAGAGCAGCGCCACCACGGCGAGGAATGAATACCTTGCCATTACCGGCTATCAGCCGCAGAGCATGTTCGATGCGAAGTTTACCGTCTATCGTGATAATATGAATATCGGCTCTATCCTGAACATATCCGGATTCTCCATGTACGGTATCGCGGCGGGGCTTTTCGCGCTGTGGCTCATTGCGCCCGACGCGGTGCTCGATCCGACAAAAGTAAAAAAATCCGATACCACGGATACGAAGAAAGCACCGGACGGTAAAGGGAAGGGGAGCCTGCGCGGATACATACTTCCGGCACCTGACGGCATGTCTTTCGCGTTCTCGTACGCTTTTTAA
- a CDS encoding CHAT domain-containing protein, producing MKHFLVTQNADHFSGKRSQNILLPRRDAERLARSEASIFLYDRRCCRVFGPFGAGSARKARNGKYAVRMLHDKAYRRSAFHLIDTRDFSLSPLTGPEADILTGKLRAANGSANAVLSAVRAGRSYSLTYFEHSSHPLILSSSVALSPSLIHSLRTVYRRIHEAPRTGIDARQGSRTLGASFFSALFSGSPIAERMASRTGSVYIDVDTDTGALPWELMHDGVSFLADSMLIGFIPRGEHRERTPRKQISAAIIAADGLAHAGTEANAVYEMASRCPGVTCECIRTPVTPLAFSAILSRSDIVHVISHGTGSALSLRGKYTIRDLVSASSMPAVVVLHTCTSRPVNAADTAHLAPALIRRGAHTVIASMGAVADAFDVRFVGELYASLFAGECAGTAYRNALIVSGEDAILRYRFFGASGTKL from the coding sequence ATGAAACACTTTCTTGTAACACAGAACGCGGATCACTTTTCAGGCAAACGCTCGCAGAACATCCTATTACCCCGCCGCGACGCCGAGAGGCTCGCTCGATCAGAAGCATCGATATTCCTCTACGATCGGCGATGCTGCCGCGTCTTCGGCCCTTTCGGTGCGGGTTCGGCACGCAAGGCACGCAACGGGAAATATGCGGTGCGCATGCTTCACGACAAGGCATACCGCCGCAGCGCATTCCACCTCATCGACACCAGAGACTTCTCGCTCTCGCCGCTTACCGGACCGGAAGCGGATATCCTCACCGGAAAATTACGCGCAGCGAACGGAAGCGCCAATGCCGTGCTTTCAGCGGTGAGGGCCGGGAGATCATATTCACTCACCTACTTCGAACACTCGTCGCATCCGCTCATCCTTTCATCGTCGGTAGCCCTCTCGCCATCGCTCATACATTCGCTTCGAACAGTATACCGCCGCATCCATGAGGCGCCGCGAACCGGCATCGATGCCCGTCAGGGATCGAGGACGCTCGGTGCATCGTTCTTCTCCGCGCTCTTCAGCGGCTCCCCGATAGCAGAACGCATGGCGTCGCGCACGGGAAGCGTATACATCGATGTCGATACGGATACCGGCGCATTGCCGTGGGAACTCATGCATGACGGCGTATCGTTCCTCGCCGACAGCATGCTCATCGGGTTCATCCCCCGCGGGGAGCATCGCGAGCGTACACCGAGAAAACAGATATCCGCAGCCATTATCGCCGCCGACGGGCTTGCTCACGCCGGGACGGAAGCGAACGCCGTATACGAGATGGCATCGCGCTGCCCGGGTGTTACCTGCGAATGCATACGCACGCCCGTCACACCGCTTGCATTCTCCGCCATTCTCTCCCGCAGCGACATCGTGCATGTCATCTCGCACGGCACCGGCTCCGCGCTTTCGCTTCGCGGGAAATACACGATACGCGATCTGGTATCGGCATCGTCCATGCCGGCTGTCGTCGTTCTGCACACCTGCACATCACGGCCGGTCAATGCCGCCGATACGGCACATCTCGCACCGGCGCTCATTCGCAGAGGCGCGCATACCGTCATTGCGTCAATGGGCGCTGTTGCGGACGCTTTCGATGTACGGTTCGTCGGGGAACTCTACGCATCGCTCTTCGCGGGCGAATGCGCCGGTACGGCCTATCGCAATGCGCTCATAGTGTCAGGGGAAGACGCGATACTGCGCTACCGGTTCTTCGGCGCGTCGGGCACGAAGCTCTGA